One window from the genome of Sporomusaceae bacterium encodes:
- a CDS encoding fumarylacetoacetate hydrolase family protein, whose translation MDDKTILQLARELYAAESGHAPIAALTDRHPGISNDEAYQVQLAGMRLRMAEGHVIVGKKIGLTSKAMQSALGVFEPDYGYITDRMMALEGEPLSLSELIAPKVEAEIAFVLKEDLVGPGITVAKVLQATAGIMPALEIIDTRIKDWKIKIQDTIADGASIGKVIVSGRLVPVEECDMRLMGLVLEKNGETVATAAGAAVLGHPANAVAWLANKLAAYGITLKAGEIIMSGSLTAACPVAAGDSMRASFDRLGVVGARFVK comes from the coding sequence ATGGACGACAAAACTATTCTCCAGCTTGCCCGGGAACTGTATGCGGCTGAAAGCGGCCACGCCCCGATCGCGGCGCTTACCGACCGCCACCCTGGCATCTCCAACGATGAAGCATACCAAGTACAGCTGGCGGGCATGCGTCTACGGATGGCGGAAGGACATGTAATCGTCGGTAAAAAGATCGGGCTTACCAGTAAAGCGATGCAGAGCGCCCTCGGAGTATTCGAGCCTGACTATGGGTACATCACTGACCGGATGATGGCGCTGGAGGGAGAGCCTTTATCGCTCAGCGAGCTGATCGCACCCAAAGTCGAAGCGGAAATCGCCTTTGTTCTCAAGGAAGACCTCGTCGGCCCCGGCATAACTGTGGCTAAGGTTTTGCAGGCGACCGCCGGAATAATGCCGGCGCTGGAGATAATCGACACCCGTATTAAAGACTGGAAGATTAAGATCCAGGATACGATCGCCGACGGCGCGTCCATTGGCAAGGTCATCGTCAGTGGGAGGCTTGTTCCGGTCGAAGAGTGCGACATGCGGCTAATGGGCTTGGTGCTTGAAAAGAACGGCGAAACAGTGGCCACGGCTGCCGGCGCCGCCGTCCTCGGGCACCCAGCCAACGCAGTTGCCTGGCTGGCCAATAAGCTTGCCGCCTATGGTATTACTCTAAAGGCGGGAGAAATAATCATGTCCGGGTCGCTCACCGCGGCCTGCCCGGTTGCGGCA